In one Nicotiana sylvestris chromosome 8, ASM39365v2, whole genome shotgun sequence genomic region, the following are encoded:
- the LOC104220288 gene encoding protein E6-like, whose protein sequence is MAFLANHLSFFLLITLLSSLQIHARDNKFFNKISTTNNGREKETKEGTPNKEQEPNFIPENENGYGVYDHESGQLSPSTTNPTNNIPNSKYLPKNYNPVAYVIVPQDNPNNNNDDNNNNNYNQYCSGDHNTYDNEDNNNQYYSGGSTYNHNQYHNGGSNYNYNNNYPGNSVGNSYYNDQEQSYPLDYNHYDGDNGHRVQQQRMSDTRFLENGKYSYDVNTEKYVRDPYENSREFANSYADNELSNYNNVNFVKYENEEEFQPEGDMP, encoded by the coding sequence ATGGCATTTCTTGCCAATCATTTATCTTTCTTCCTCCTAATTACTCTCTTATCTTCATTGCAAATCCATGCAAGAGACAACAAATTCTTCAACAAAATTTCCACCACCAACAATGGTCGTGAAAAAGAGACAAAGGAAGGAACTCCAAACAAAGAGCAAGAACCAAATTTCATACCTGAAAATGAAAATGGCTATGGTGTTTATGATCATGAATCAGGTCAGCTTTCACCTTCTACTACTAACCCCACAAATAACATTCCTAATAGCAAGTACCTTCCCAAGAATTACAACCCTGTTGCTTATGTTATTGTCCCTCAGGACAATCCTAATAACAACAACGAcgacaacaataataacaactaCAACCAATACTGCAGTGGTGATCACAATACTTATGACAACGAAGACAACAATAATCAGTACTATAGTGGTGGCAGTACTTACAACCACAATCAATACCACAATGGTGGTAGCAATTACAACTACAACAATAATTACCCTGGCAACAGTGTTGGCAACAGTTACTACAACGATCAAGAACAAAGCTATCCCCTTGACTATAACCACTACGATGGTGACAATGGTCACAGGGTGCAGCAGCAGAGAATGAGTGACACAAGATTTTTGGAAAATGGGAAATACTCCTATGATGTCAATACAGAGAAGTATGTGAGGGATCCATATGAAAATTCAAGGGAATTTGCAAATTCCTATGCTGACAATGAGTTAAGCAACTACAACAACGTTAATTTTGTGAAGTATGAGAATGAAGAGGAGTTCCAACCAGAAGGGGACATGCCTTGA